A genomic segment from Gracilinanus agilis isolate LMUSP501 chromosome 1, AgileGrace, whole genome shotgun sequence encodes:
- the TMEM11 gene encoding transmembrane protein 11, mitochondrial isoform X2 → MVTLSASECYIVHEIYNGENAQDQFEYELEQALEAQYKYIVIEPTRIGDETARWITVGNCLHKTAVLAGSACLFTPLALPLDYSHYISLPAGVLSMACCTLYGISWQFDPCCKYQVEYDAYKLSRLPLHTLTSSTPVVLVRKDDLHRKRLHNTIALAALVYCVKKIYELYAV, encoded by the coding sequence GGTGACCTTGTCTGCCTCTGAATGTTACATCGTTCATGAAATCTACAATGGAGAGAATGCCCAAGACCAGTTTGAGTATGAGTTGGAGCAGGCTCTGGAGGCGCAATACAAATATATAGTCATAGAGCCCACCCGGATTGGGGATGAGACTGCCCGATGGATCACTGTTGGGAACTGCCTGCACAAGACAGCCGTGCTGGCAGGCAGTGCCTGCCTCTTCACCCCGTTGGCACTTCCCTTAGATTATTCCCATTACATCTCCCTGCCTGCCGGCGTGCTGAGCATGGCCTGTTGCACCCTCTACGGAATCTCCTGGCAGTTTGACCCCTGCTGCAAGTATCAAGTGGAATATGACGCCTATAAACTTTCCCGACTGCCTCTGCATACGCTCACTTCCTCCACTCCTGTGGTGCTGGTGAGGAAGGATGACCTGCACAGAAAGAGACTGCATAATACAATAGCACTCGCTGCCCTGGTGTACTGTGTAAAGAAGATTTACGAGCTCTATGCTGTATGA